TTCGACAAATTGATATTGGTTTTGCTCAGGTATAATTAGGCGGCAATTCGGCATCACTAAAACAAGGCGGTCGTCCTGTTGCACCAGAAGTGCACGGAGCATGATTCGGTTGCCCCATTCCAAAAAGGGGTTGTGTTACGGACCTGACATGCATGACCAGCCAGGGCCTGCCCCGGAAGTCATTGCCGGCTAAGCTGGAGAGGTATCGCCAGTTAttgcttcttcctcttcgtcgcaCTGCGTGTTGTATCTAGAAAGTCATAATCCTCACATAATCCAACATCTACTATCGGCGGTGGTGGCTACTTGAATGCACAGGATGTTGTCTTTGTTGTAGCCAACGAATCGCCTCCAGAACAAGGTTTCGCTAGTAACACTGATTGGTATTGAGCGCCTTCAAGAAGGGGCTAAAGTTCGCTATCGATGAAGGAATTGCTCGTATATGCGTTAATGGGATGAATAACCGTGCCGATGGGAATATCATGTTTATGCTGATGCCTTGCTGAAAAGCAGAAGACCTTGTGTAACTCGTCATTCCACCGCCCCCAAGTAGACGTGAAATGGTTCAACACTGTTTGGGAGCAAACAGACCGTCATGCCGCCACCTTTCCCCTTGATTGGGTTTAATGGTACAATATCTAAGGAACATATTGTGTTTCCTGTATGGGCCTGGGGTCCCGACCTCAGTTGACCCTGGCTAACGTAACTGCAACGTTGCGTTTGGACAATACCAAGGTAGCCGCCTGTTGCAATAGACAAGAGTTTGTCCGGAGAAGAAGAATCAGAGGCGACCTGGACTTTTTTTATTATCAAAGAACCAAGTCGGTTTCCAAGCTGATTTGTGTAGAACAACATCGATCAACAAACCAAACGGACGGGAAAGTCGAATTTCATTCACGTTGTTTGTTGTATGAAGGCGAGACCGCACGACAGACGAACGATCCGCAATCGGAAGAAAAGTTATTGACTAACCCGTTACAATGATGAATATGTCAGGTAGTTGCTCACATCCGCAATTCAGGAGCCATATCTGCTTCCGGTATCCGGAAGAGCCTGGGGAGGACTCCACAGACGATGTGTGGAGGCGGAGATGACAACCGGGGAGTCGTGCGGGGGAAACAAGTCCGGACCGGTCACCGGGCCAAGGATCTGACCCATTTGAGCTGGCTTGGCTCACCGAGAAGTGACTTATTGTGCGGAGAAACCGCTCTTATTTTGTTCTTCAGGATCCTTTGCCCAAAGGGACCCAGTTTTGGTTCCTTTCGATTGGTAGTTTCATCGTTCTCGCCGTTGTGCGAGCCGAAGTCGGCGTACTTTGGCCCGGGCCGCGGGTATTTGGAGTATTTGGAGAGGGGATAGATAGCCTTCGGCGTCTCTCGACTTCATTCCTCTTGTCCTCTCATCACCCCAGCTGTGGTGGTGATAACCCAGGTAAAAGACGTCGGAAACCACAAAGCCATGTTCGAGAAGGACATTGTTACGTTCTCCCCGCtggagggccaggaggggAGCGGGGAGTCCCTCAACCTGGTTGGCGCAACCATCTTGGTGGACGAGTCGGACCCGATCGGCATCCACATTGCGGCACAGAACCTTGCCGAGGACTTTGGCCGCGTGACCCGGTCTGATGCAAGCCGCGTTGTGGTCTTCACGAAGGACGACCAGAACGATGCCGTCTCGGGGACGCTCAcggatgccgccgccgtcatcatcggaTGCGTTCAATCGAGTCGGCTCATACAGAggctggagaaggagggaaagcTGGAGGCTGGAAAGATCCACGGGAAATGGGAGTCTTTCACCACCGTCTTGGTCGACCAACCCCTGCCGGGCATCGAGAAAGCCCTCGTCATTGCCGGAAGCGACAAACGCGGAACGATATTCGGGGCTTACACATTGTCCGAGCAGATTGGAGTCTCACCGTAAGAATTTGCCACTCTCGGTTGTATCTGATATGGGCATTCGTGAACTGAATTTCGATCAGCTGGTACTACTGGGCCGACGTACCGCCAAAGTCCCACAAGGACATCTTTGCACTGAGAGGGCAGACTTATCATGGCGAGCCAAGCGTTCGCTTCCGCGGTCTCTTCATCAACGACGAAGCCCCGGCCCTGACGGGTTGGGCCAGGGCAAACTTTGGAGGCTACAACTCGGACTTCTACAAGAAAGTGTTTGAGCTGTTGTTGCGGCTAAAGGTCTGCCATTCAGGGAACGAAAAGGAAACACATATCCTGAGAAGACAGTATACTGAGTCTTGATTTCAGGCCAACTTCTTGTGGCCGGCCATGTGGCCTGGCTACCCCAACCCCGGCGCGTCTTTCTTCACCGACGACCCCGAGAACGCTCAAGCCGCCGAGGACTACGGCATCGCCGTGTCCACGTCGCACCACGAGCCCATGCAGCGGTTGTCCAACGAGTGGTTCGCCGAGAACCCGGACGGCAGCTGGGACTGGCTCGCAAACAAGGACAAGATCACGCGGTTCTTCGAAGAGGGCGTCGAGAGGGCCAAGGGCCGCGAGTCCTACTTCACGCTGGGCATGCGCGGAGAGTACGACcggaagatgaagacggaCGACCCTGCTGCGGTGGTGCGCGACGTGATCAAGACCCAACGGGCCTTGTTCAAGAAGATCCACGGAACCGAAGACGCCGTGCCTCGTGGGTGCCCTCAGGAACACCGTGAGATGAAGGACTAAGAGTTTACTAAACCTTGCATACAGAGCTCCTGGCGTTGTACAAGGAGGTCCAAGAGCAATACGAAGGGGGGAATCTCGACGTCCCGGATGATGTTACTCTGCTCTTTGCCGACGACAATTTCGGCAGTATCAGACGTCTCCCAACTggggcagagagagacagaaaagGAGGGGCGGGGGTAAGTTTGCGAACCCGTTGTAGCTCCATCTGTCAATAGGGAGACAAACTGACTGTGTTACACAGATATACTACCACTTCGAGTACGTCGGGGTTCCTCGCAGCTACAAATGGATCAACAGCAACTCCCTGGTATAAACGCACATGTTCCCCTGACGCCATTTCTTACGATGCTGAcgcttttttttcttctttttcacAGGGGAAAACGTGGCATCAGCTACAAGAAGCCCACAGACGCAATGCAAAGCAGGTCTGGGTCTTCAACGTGGGAGACatcaagccgatggaagtcCCCTTCACGTTCGCAATGACGCTGGCCTGGGACATCAACTCGATCAAGGCGGACAAATTCGCCAGGTTCTACAAGACCATGGCAGAAGTCAACTTTGGAAAGGGCCAAGCAGACGCCATCGCCTCGGTCTGGCAAAAGTACGACCGTATCGCCGCCCTGAGGAGGCACGAACACATCGAACCGACGACCTTCTCTCTCGTCCACCACaacgaagccgaggaggtcgtcggccGCTGGGAATCCCTGCTCGAGTTGGCCGAGGACATATACAGTCAGGCGTCGGAGGAGCAAAAGGCCGCGGTGTTCGAGACGGTGCTGCACCCGGTCAAGGCCTCGACCATTTTCACAAAGCTCCAGGTAGCCCTCGGCCGGAACCGGCTCTACGCCCGCCAGCGGCGCAACACGGCCAACAGGCTCGCCCGCCAGGTtctcgacctcttcgacgCCGACTACAGCCTCTCCGAGGAGTTCCACGAGCTGCTGGGCGGCAAATGGGACCAGATCATGCGGCAGACGCACTACGGCTACGAGGACACCTGGCATGCGCCGTACCGCGACATGATCAGCGGCCTGAGCTACGTCCAGCGCAGGCAGCATTCCAACCCGGTCATGGGCCAGATGGGCGTTGCGGTCGAGGGTCACGAGGGTGTCCGGCCCGGTAGGACGAACGAGGAGTCGGACCGGACGCATCCCAGCCGACGCGACCTGGTTCCGGGGGTCACGTTGGGGCAGATGAGCCGCTACGGACCCTCCAAGAGGTGGTTCAATGTTTACACCAGAGGACCCGAGGTCGTCCACTGGAAGGCATCGGTCCCGCATGCTTGGCTTCAGTTGTCCGTCACGGCTGGCACCCTCGACCCCGATGGGGACGATGCTCGCGTCGAGGTCACGGTCGACTGGCACCAGGTTCCTGAGGACTTTAGCGAGGAAGTGCTTGTCGATATCAGGTCTGAAGAGGGTGCCTTCGAACAAGTCCACCTTCCAATCACCGGCAGACGCGTCCCCGAATCCTTCCGggccggcttcgtcgagaCGGACGGATACGTCTCGATTCCAGCGGCTCATCAGGCTCCCTCGGGCTTCAGAGTCCTCCCCGAGTGCGGAAGGGCTCCATCGGGCGCAGTCACCGTTGCATCGGCCGATACCGCAGCTCCACCGCAGCTCGCACACAAGTTCTACGTCTTCTCCGAGACCGCGAAGCCGGTCTTGCTGCTGTACTTCAACATGACTCTTGACCTCGACCCAACGGACCCCATGACCTATGAGCTCCAAGTCGATGGCGGACCTGCTCAGACGCATCAGTTGCTGCCAAATACCACTGATCTGCCCGACGGTTGGTTCTATGCTGTTCAAGATTGCGCCTGGCTCCGGAACCATGACCTGGGCGAGCGTGGTCTCAAGCCTGGAGAGCACGATGTGAAGGTGACGCTTAGACATTCGAATTTGATTCTGGAGAAACTTGTagtcgatctcggcggcgtgaAGGAGAGCTACCTTGGGCCGCCTCCCAGTTTTTACGTTCCTGAAGTCTAGAAACTGTTCATTGGGGCTTTCTGCCAGCTGGCTCAGTTGCTCTCACTCAAACACTACTTCTAGGAAATCACAAATAGATCACGAAACGTTTAACTCATTATTGGGTTGAAGCTTGTTTATGGCACTGGGGATTAACTCTGTAGAAACATTTTTTCGTCAAAACAGAAAGACTACGCCGAGCCTCCTGTCATCTTTCGGAGCCTCTGCAGCTCATTCGCCTTCTTGACGCCGAAACCGGTGGCGAAAATCTGCCTCACGTCCTCGAGCGGGAGACCGTTGGCCTCGGGATAGCAGAAGATGCAGAAGATCCAGCCGAAGAAGCAGATGCCCGCGTAGAAGCCGAAGGCGCCGCTCGGCGTCATGCCCTTCATCATGGACAGGAAGGTcgaggcgatgatgatgttgcaGCCCCAGCAGACGACGGTGTTCATCATggtgccgagggcgcggaCCTCGAGCGGGAGGAGCTCCGTGCCGACCCACGCGATGGTGGCGACACCGCCGGCGAAGCAGGCGACGTACacgatgatggtgacgagCACGAGGATGCCGGCCCAGTTCACCGAGGCCGTCTGGAGCTTGAGGTCTGGGGATACGGGGATCCAGTGGaacgcgacggcggcaacgaccATGCTGGCGGACTGGTCGAAGACGGGCGTTGTTAGCAGTTGAACCGTGGAGTTGTGGATGAGAACTGAGGGAACTGGGGGAACTGGGCTCACCATTCCGGCAACAGTAATAAGGAGGATCCGTCTCCTACCAACCCTGTCGATGACGAACAGGTTGACGAGCGAGAAGACAAAGTTGGTtgcgccgacgacgatggagacGGCAACGGGCTTGTTGAAGCCGACGAGACCAAATAGGGTCGCCGAGTAGTACATCAACGTGTTGAAGCCGCCCAGTTGGGAGACTAAGCGTTGGTCAGCGGGCTTTCTTTCTCTATCTCTCTTCTACATAGCCTAGGTAAGTCAAAGTTGCAAGGGGGTTTCTTACTAGCCATGATGGCGCAGGCGCAGACCAGAGCCCGGAAGTTGGACGGCACGACGTGCAGCTCCTTGAAGCGATCCCACAGCGATCCCGAGGTGACCTGtgcttcgacctcgacggtgtACGCCATGTGGCCTACCTTggcggcgacctgctcctcgGTGGCGTGCGGGTACACCCTCTTGATGACGCgcgcggcctcctcgagcttgccGTGGGAGATGAGCTGCCGCGGGGACTCGGGGCACTTGGGCAGGAGGAACGCGAGGACGATGGGGggcacgccgccgacggcgaccatGTAGCGCCATCCGTGGGGGACCTCGGTGAAGCCGGCGCCCAGGGCGTACGAGACGAGCTGGCCAAAAGTGACGCTCATGTTGTCGAACGCGATCATGCGGCCGCGGTGCTTGGCCGGGGCGAGTTCTCCGATGTATAGGGGCTGTAACGCGGTCAGCACACGGGTCGGTCAGCCAGCAAGCCTTGAGAACACTCCATGAGGAGACGGGACCATGCCGGAGCCAATACGAATTAACGTACGATAATCATGGCGGCGGAACCGACTCCCAGGCCGACAACGAGGCGCCCGACGGTCATCTGGGCGAcggagaaggccgccgcctggaTGATGGtgccgatgaggaagagCAGGCACCCGAGGTAGATTCCCAGCTTCCGCCCGTATCTGTCGGCGGGCAAGCCAGCGATCAGCGCACCGAGCAGCGCGCCGCCCGAGGTGATGGACGTGATGAGCTCCTGCTCGTGGGAGTCGAGCTCGTGGCCCAGGTCGTCTTTCAGGCTGACCAGGACTGCCGAGATGACGCCCGTGTCGTAGCCTGGGAAGTCGTCAGTCAGCAAGGCAAGCTTCTTCCAACGTTTCACGGAGTTGGGAGGTCCGCAAACTCGCGGTTTGGACGGCGGAGGCTTTCATACCGAACAAGAACCCGCCCATTGCCACGGTGAAGGTGATGAGCCACACGGCCCTAGAAGGCTCGGTGTCCTCGATGGAGTCGTCAAACTCGCGGTTGCTGCTCGGGTCGCTCTGTTCGACGTGGGACGTGGCCCCTTCCAGCTTCATCTTGTCGAGAGACGCGTCCCTCGACGTGAACTTGTTATCAGAGTCGGGCGAGGTTCGAGACATGTTCGACTGGATCAATGCTGGCAACGTCCGAAGGAAGATGGCTGCCAAAACTGCGAACAGGAGAATGGGGATTGAGTGATGGAGTTGGTGTGGATTGAGTCCGATTAGTAGCCTGTGGCCAGCTTCTGAAAACTCTGGACTGTGGTTCTTTGGATGAGTGAGAATAGACCTCTGATTATATAGAATTGTGAGTCAGtgcctccctctctctctcactcactcactcatttTTGTGTCCCTTTACCGGGGCTACCAAGATGGACGTCGGGAACAAGTCAGGTACGCAGCGGGCTGCGTGCCAAGGTGGGCCGCGGGTTTGAATAACCCCAAAGAGCGTCGGGAGATGAGGAGAAGCTTGAGAGCACGCGTCGTTTTTTCCTCTTTGAACCAAGCTCAAATAGGGCGCGGAGAGTTGGACGGCAAGCCTCAGATTGGTCTTGTTACATGCTTTCGTGACGGGGGTACAGGGATCCGGGGCCACTCTGGGGGGTAATTGTTCCAAGAAGATGTATTCATCGTAGTAAGTAGACTGCAGCGGCTTCTATTTCCCCAATGACTTGagccacccacccacccacttCCGTCAACAAATGCGGGGGTGGGTTGTCTGGGGTATTTCTTTTCGAGCGCAGGATACCCGGGGACCCCGGAGTTGGCTTTCCCAGAAAGGGTAACAAGAGCCGCCGCGATGGTTAGTTTGACAGTTCGCTTATCACGATGTGTTGATCTCTTGATGGGGCCAGCAAGCCTGGCAGTTCATGGTCTGCCTTCTCATTCGCTCCTGGGTAATTGCCAGCGCCTTTATGCTAGGTATGAAGCAGTGAGAATGATGACGGGAGAATGATACGGGCAGACGACCAACCGGAATAGCATACCATAATAACATCCGGGAGTAGCTTAAGCCTGTCAAGTACACAACATTTCTTCTTCCGGTCTTGGGAAGAGTCGTTTTCCATGCTTCCCATTGTTTTACATATTTTCACGTAGACAGTTGCGTCTCTTCTGCCAAAGCTACTAATCCAAAGTCTCCAATCGACTACATGTCTGTGGGGCGGCTTCATGGAGCCAAACGATGTCATGAGTCTCTGTTCTAGGTGACACATTCTATGCAGCACGCAAGCAGATCCAGGAAGTGGAACTGCCTCGACGAAGGAATATTCAGCTTTTAGCCAGCCAAGTGGAGAAAGCCCAGAGAGGCTTGGTTCCAACCAATTCaactcctccctcctccgaTCGTGCCGCTCTCTACTACGGATGAGAACCTTCACCCCTCCTGGTCCCGCTGCCTTGTTCAATCTGGAACTTTCGATTGGGCTTGAAAAAGCAAGCAACTGCCATGCGCTTAGTCTGCAGGTTCGTGTCGTTGGCAGACCAagcgagggggagggagatcTGAGCAAGAATGGTTCGTCTCGGCACTTTCATGGGTGGGTGGGGGGGACAAATACCGAAAAAGGCAACTTATTCCACGGGATAGCTTCGAATGCGACGGCATGAACAAGGCTTATCCCCCCAGCTCATCACATTATACAGCGGGCTAACCCGCGAAGCTGGGGTAGTCGACGAGATGACATTTCAGGTCTCGGGATTCGCGTAGAAGCAGCACAAAGTGTACTGCAGCAGTACTGAGACTCCTGGGCAGTCCGATATGTGCCCTTAATGTTTCAACCCAATGTGTATAGTGGATTTGTGGAACCGACAGCAGCCCGCGGGTTTTGGTATCGTCGCTGttccatctccatcatgAGAAGCATTTTCCACCAAGGGCACCAAGAATGGCTGGGCTAACGAGATGCCGTGTTTTTCAGGGGATTGTAGTTATTGGGAGTACGGGACTTGGGTGGCAGCCGTTTTTGATGTGATTGTCTTCAAATGGAGTCGATTTCTTCTGGGCCAGTACCAAATATATATCACGCCGTTCTTCGCAGCCCCTGTAAGTATGCTTCGGAGCTCACTTGAGGAGCAGATGCTAATGAGGCAGTGGCATCAACAATCATCTCCAGTCTGGCTCAAGTTTGACTTCTTAAATAGACTCTCGAACTAGATCATGCTAATTCTTGGTaatggtttttttttttcaagTATCTCACTTTGATAGACTGGCATTTGGTTCGTGCTCTCATAGAGATTTACGTAGCTGGGCCCCAGTATGATATATCATGCGATGTAATAACTTTGGTCGTTTAACTCATCGAACCTTACAGGATGGCCGTCGTTCACTTCATTTCCACACTGCTTACTCCCCCATGCTGTCATTGTAAGAAAATACTGTTCCTGTCGTCTCTTTTCCCCTGTCTAATGCATGCAACACCTAACCCCAAACATCCTCTTGCCATTTGCGGTTCCGCTTCAGTCCTTCGCTCCAGTCCTTGACCTGGGCGTCGTTCCATCCTTTGCTCTCTTTCACGACATCGCCCAGAGTTTTGCCAACCTCTCTCGCCATGCTCGCCCTTCCGCACATGTACAAGCTGGCGCCCTCCTCCAAAAGCCCCgtgacctcgccgccaaacTCCAGAACCCTGTCCTGGACATAGACCTTCCTCGAGCCTTCCTGCCGCGAGAAGGCCGTGACGATCttcagcttgccgtcgagATCCCTCTCCATctgctcgagctcctccCTGTAgatgaagtcgtcgtcgggaCGCTGGcagccgaagaagagcatCATCCGGCCTACATCCTTTCCGATGGATTGCAGACGCAGGCGCTCGGTGATGAAGGCCCGGAACGGCGCcaggccggtgccggcggcgaccatgACCAGAGGGTGCGAAGACAGCATGGGGAGCTTGAACTTGGAGCGGCGGATGTGGGCGTAGACGTGGCCGCCTTCCAGAGCGTTTGACGGTCCCGATAAAGCATAGCTCATACCCTCCGTTTGCCGTGTTGTCTGGGAGTCCTGCAAGGATCGGGAGAGTGCTTGGAGATAGTTGGTGGTGAGGCCGGGGATAGCGGTAGACGGAGAGGCAGGGAGCGGGGTATCGGAAACAGCAACTGTGATGCTCGGGGCCTTGGGAGAGACGACGCTGGAAGAAGAGATGGAGTAGTATCTGGGCTGAGACCTGGGCAGGGTCTCGATGAGGTATGATAACGGGATGCCTGTCCAGGCCGATGCCGCATGGTTGCCGTCGGCCGCGTTGGCCAACTCGAGCAGCTTGCCAACGGTGAGATGGTTGGAAGCAATGAAGGTAGCATAGTTCTCCTTTTCACGTCCCAGGTTGAGGAGGAACTCTTTGGCCCCGGGTGACGGCGCGAACTGGGCAAGTCCGCGAACGGCGTCTCTGGGAACAGCGGCGCAGATTTCTAGATAATACCGGAAGAGCGTCTCGACGTTGGTCGGCGTGGGAATCCGGACCTTGACGGCCGCGTCCAACGCGTTGATACTGATGGGGACGCTGCGGCGGTctgcgaggccgaggacttGCAGCAACCGCTCGACCTCCTGATCGGGGTTGATGGGCCAAATGGCGAGGTGGTCGCCCGTCTTGTAGGTGAGCTGAGAgttgccgccgaggtcgaggtcgaggtgcagacagccgcggccgccgccgccgccgccgggggaagagaagaggctGTAGGCCTTCTTGATCTTCAGGGGCCTGATGGCCGAGTTCGCGGACGACTTCCCAGAGCCCTCGATCAGGTGCACCGGCTCGCCGACGTGGAGGTCCTGGGGCTCGAGGgactcgtcctcgacgaccgcCAGCGAGGGCTCGTGGACGACCTCGTGTTCCTGGAGACTGAGGGTCTCGCGGAGGACCTTGTATAAGTCGTCTTTCCACGCGAGGAAGTCCTCCTCCGTGGCCCCCTGcgcatcgtcggcgcggccgacGGGCGCCAGACGGGAGGCGCCGCAACCTTCTAGAGCCCTATCCAccacgtcgacgaccttgttGTAGTATCTGTAGTTGCTGTTCCCCAGCCCGAACGCCGCATACCGCAGCGATGCGAGGGGTCTGCCCTGGAGCTTGGTGAGCCAGTCCCAGAACGGGCCGGTGTTGTCGCTGgggtcgccctcgccgtacGTCgagaggacgaagacggccagcTTGGTCTGCGGGATCTGCGCGACGGTCTCGGCGTCGTAGTCCGAGAGGTCGGCCGACATGGCGTCGAGGTGGAAGCGCTGGTGCAGCTCGCGCGCGAGACGGTTCGCGAAGCCCTCCGCGGTGCCCGACTGCGAGCCccagaagacgacgacatctTTTCCCTGTGTGGAATGAAGCGTCAGCGGATGTTTGATATGTGTGTAGGTGGTCCCTGCTCGATCCAACTCACAAGCTCCTCCAGCCTCTCTGCGATGTTTCTTGATTTCTTGCTTGccgcgctgctgccgccggcggcgtcttgTTGTGGCTTCTCGTACCAGATGTATTCGTACGGGTCGGGCCTGTCCCAGGCGTATCCGCGCAGGACATATGCAGCGGACAAGAGGCCAGTCGCGGCGAGAGCAGCTGTGTCGGCGAGGGACTCCGGGGCGAGCTGGTTGATCAACCTCAGCGTGCCCTCGGGAAGAGTTCCCGTGATGGGCATGATGTGAACGGCGAAGGAGGAGCACAACGAATAGAATAGAACAGCAGTTGTTGGCTTTCGTCTATAGAAGGTTGGCCTAGATAGACTTGACGCCTTGCGACTTTTGTcaaggggaaaggggacaGCAGAGGGACCCGAGATAATAAATGCCACCAGCAACTTCACCCAGACATCCCGTCTAACTCTACAACAGCGATTACATGTGAAAACACAGGGCCCCCAGTGGTTCTACTGCCTTCAACACTCCTTTGTCCAGGGACTTTCCCAAACGGATCCAAATAGGCAAGTTGCTGCTCCCTGAGGTGCGGGATAAATCACCATCTCGAGTCAGATCCGAGCGCAGGAATGTTGGGGAACAAACCCACTTCCCCgcggggagagagagagaggagggcaACGTGAACAAGGAGGTTCTAACCCAGATGGGCGATATATCCCGCGGGATAGAGACATCTCAGCCCGAAGAGGGGGACGCCCACGGGTGTAGTTTTGCCGATGGGTTCGTAGTTCTCGGCGCATATCATCAGACTGAGCTGGTTCTCTTACACGTAGTTCCACGTAGTAGCACTCTCCGCGGGGATGATTACTGGATCGAGGTGAAACTCTCTCGATCATGGATCCCAACCCATACAAGTACAGAACGAGCTCCATGACCCCGCAGCGGATCTCGTACGCGATGTGTGACGGGCCCTCCGAGATATGTCCACGATCTTGTCTGGCTGTTACTCTATCACGGCTGTGGCCAAGATTGTCTATGCAAGCGCCAACGATGTTTGTCCATGATGTGGCCCTGCGGTCTCCCGCGGGGCACCGTCTTCGCCTGCTTCTACAACCACTCCGCAGTGCCGCCCTACCTTCTCGCGCCCATCCCATCTTTTCGTATCCCGGATTGGGCCTTTAGCTATTTTTGTGACGTGCAAAATGCGGGGAACTTCTgaagacgccgtcgtcaaTAGTGGACGGTCTTGGATTGAGGGTCGCGGGGAGGATTT
This genomic interval from Colletotrichum higginsianum IMI 349063 chromosome 9, whole genome shotgun sequence contains the following:
- a CDS encoding Immunoglobulin I-set domain-containing protein: MFEKDIVTFSPLEGQEGSGESLNLVGATILVDESDPIGIHIAAQNLAEDFGRVTRSDASRVVVFTKDDQNDAVSGTLTDAAAVIIGCVQSSRLIQRLEKEGKLEAGKIHGKWESFTTVLVDQPLPGIEKALVIAGSDKRGTIFGAYTLSEQIGVSPWYYWADVPPKSHKDIFALRGQTYHGEPSVRFRGLFINDEAPALTGWARANFGGYNSDFYKKVFELLLRLKANFLWPAMWPGYPNPGASFFTDDPENAQAAEDYGIAVSTSHHEPMQRLSNEWFAENPDGSWDWLANKDKITRFFEEGVERAKGRESYFTLGMRGEYDRKMKTDDPAAVVRDVIKTQRALFKKIHGTEDAVPQLLALYKEVQEQYEGGNLDVPDDVTLLFADDNFGSIRRLPTGAERDRKGGAGIYYHFEYVGVPRSYKWINSNSLGKTWHQLQEAHRRNAKQVWVFNVGDIKPMEVPFTFAMTLAWDINSIKADKFARFYKTMAEVNFGKGQADAIASVWQKYDRIAALRRHEHIEPTTFSLVHHNEAEEVVGRWESLLELAEDIYSQASEEQKAAVFETVLHPVKASTIFTKLQVALGRNRLYARQRRNTANRLARQVLDLFDADYSLSEEFHELLGGKWDQIMRQTHYGYEDTWHAPYRDMISGLSYVQRRQHSNPVMGQMGVAVEGHEGVRPGRTNEESDRTHPSRRDLVPGVTLGQMSRYGPSKRWFNVYTRGPEVVHWKASVPHAWLQLSVTAGTLDPDGDDARVEVTVDWHQVPEDFSEEVLVDIRSEEGAFEQVHLPITGRRVPESFRAGFVETDGYVSIPAAHQAPSGFRVLPECGRAPSGAVTVASADTAAPPQLAHKFYVFSETAKPVLLLYFNMTLDLDPTDPMTYELQVDGGPAQTHQLLPNTTDLPDGWFYAVQDCAWLRNHDLGERGLKPGEHDVKVTLRHSNLILEKLVVDLGGVKESYLGPPPSFYVPEV
- a CDS encoding Myo-inositol transporter, whose amino-acid sequence is MSRTSPDSDNKFTSRDASLDKMKLEGATSHVEQSDPSSNREFDDSIEDTEPSRAVWLITFTVAMGGFLFGYDTGVISAVLVSLKDDLGHELDSHEQELITSITSGGALLGALIAGLPADRYGRKLGIYLGCLLFLIGTIIQAAAFSVAQMTVGRLVVGLGVGSAAMIIPLYIGELAPAKHRGRMIAFDNMSVTFGQLVSYALGAGFTEVPHGWRYMVAVGGVPPIVLAFLLPKCPESPRQLISHGKLEEAARVIKRVYPHATEEQVAAKVGHMAYTVEVEAQVTSGSLWDRFKELHVVPSNFRALVCACAIMAISQLGGFNTLMYYSATLFGLVGFNKPVAVSIVVGATNFVFSLVNLFVIDRVGRRRILLITVAGMVSPVPPVPSVLIHNSTVQLLTTPVFDQSASMVVAAVAFHWIPVSPDLKLQTASVNWAGILVLVTIIVYVACFAGGVATIAWVGTELLPLEVRALGTMMNTVVCWGCNIIIASTFLSMMKGMTPSGAFGFYAGICFFGWIFCIFCYPEANGLPLEDVRQIFATGFGVKKANELQRLRKMTGGSA
- a CDS encoding NADPH--cytochrome P450 reductase, with product MPITGTLPEGTLRLINQLAPESLADTAALAATGLLSAAYVLRGYAWDRPDPYEYIWYEKPQQDAAGGSSAASKKSRNIAERLEELGKDVVVFWGSQSGTAEGFANRLARELHQRFHLDAMSADLSDYDAETVAQIPQTKLAVFVLSTYGEGDPSDNTGPFWDWLTKLQGRPLASLRYAAFGLGNSNYRYYNKVVDVVDRALEGCGASRLAPVGRADDAQGATEEDFLAWKDDLYKVLRETLSLQEHEVVHEPSLAVVEDESLEPQDLHVGEPVHLIEGSGKSSANSAIRPLKIKKAYSLFSSPGGGGGGRGCLHLDLDLGGNSQLTYKTGDHLAIWPINPDQEVERLLQVLGLADRRSVPISINALDAAVKVRIPTPTNVETLFRYYLEICAAVPRDAVRGLAQFAPSPGAKEFLLNLGREKENYATFIASNHLTVGKLLELANAADGNHAASAWTGIPLSYLIETLPRSQPRYYSISSSSVVSPKAPSITVAVSDTPLPASPSTAIPGLTTNYLQALSRSLQDSQTTRQTEGMSYALSGPSNALEGGHVYAHIRRSKFKLPMLSSHPLVMVAAGTGLAPFRAFITERLRLQSIGKDVGRMMLFFGCQRPDDDFIYREELEQMERDLDGKLKIVTAFSRQEGSRKVYVQDRVLEFGGEVTGLLEEGASLYMCGRASMAREVGKTLGDVVKESKGWNDAQVKDWSEGLKRNRKWQEDVWG